One region of Drosophila teissieri strain GT53w chromosome 2L, Prin_Dtei_1.1, whole genome shotgun sequence genomic DNA includes:
- the LOC122617483 gene encoding post-GPI attachment to proteins factor 2 isoform X2, with product MRHFAEDQAKLLPSSIKDVQARRHFRIPVGPPLALGLLQMPVGMAYNLVMAITTDFQSTTYTSCHAFNIFPTTSAAAKSQHKVWALVCWLEFPFLIANAWLLIRFYRRNLPRPVRSFGCLMAIVMAVSSFSMLLWGNFAQEDGDSLLHIAIALSLFASCAIYMAGSFVCAKYYMSESSGLMHEELSLRLKSGLVLTYYMWVVIMWIFYFLHQKFCFPLGEFISCECFFIYLSTAYFDFYHVYICYDQRLGFFLSEL from the exons ATGAGGCACTTTGCGGAGGATCAAGCCAAGCTGTTGCCCAGTTCCATCAAGGACGTGCAGGCGAGGCGGCATTTCCGCATCCCAGTTGGTCCACCTCTCGCGCTGGGACTTTTGCAGATGCCCGTAGGCATGGCATACAACCTGGTGATGGCCATCACCACGGATTTCCAGTCCACCACGTATACCTCCTGTCATGCCTTCAACATCTTTCCCACTACATCGGCGGCTGCCAAGTCTCAGCACAAAGTATGGGCTCTGGTTTGCTGGCTGGAATTCCCATTTCTCATTGCCAATGCATGGCTGCTGATCCGCTTCTATCGGAGGAATCTGCCCAGGCCGGTCCGTAGTTTCGGTTGCCTGATGGCCATCGTTATGGCTGTCAGTAGTTTCAGTATGCTGCTATGGGGCAACTTCGCCCAAGAGGATGGCGACTCACTGCTGCACATAGCCATTGCCTTGTCGCTATTCGCATCGTGTGCCATTTACATGGCAGGTTCCTTTGTGTGCGCCAAGTACTATATGAGCGAAAGCAGTGGGCTGATGCATGAGGAACTCTCCTTGCGGCTGAAGAGCGGCCTGGTGCTCACTTACTACATGTGGGTGGTGATCATGTGGATCTTTTACTTTCTACACCAGAAGTTTTGCTTTCCTTTGG GCGAGTTCATCTCCTGCGAGTGCTTCTTTATTTATCTGAGCACGGCCTACTTTGACTTCTACCACGTCTACATATGCTACGATCAACGTTTGGGTTTCTTCCTCAGCGAGTTGTAA
- the LOC122617483 gene encoding post-GPI attachment to proteins factor 2 isoform X1 — MRHFAEDQAKLLPSSIKDVQARRHFRIPVGPPLALGLLQMPVGMAYNLVMAITTDFQSTTYTSCHAFNIFPTTSAAAKSQHKVWALVCWLEFPFLIANAWLLIRFYRRNLPRPVRSFGCLMAIVMAVSSFSMLLWGNFAQEDGDSLLHIAIALSLFASCAIYMAGSFVCAKYYMSESSGLMHEELSLRLKSGLVLTYYMWVVIMWIFYFLHQKFCFPLAYSVFGIGEFISCECFFIYLSTAYFDFYHVYICYDQRLGFFLSEL; from the exons ATGAGGCACTTTGCGGAGGATCAAGCCAAGCTGTTGCCCAGTTCCATCAAGGACGTGCAGGCGAGGCGGCATTTCCGCATCCCAGTTGGTCCACCTCTCGCGCTGGGACTTTTGCAGATGCCCGTAGGCATGGCATACAACCTGGTGATGGCCATCACCACGGATTTCCAGTCCACCACGTATACCTCCTGTCATGCCTTCAACATCTTTCCCACTACATCGGCGGCTGCCAAGTCTCAGCACAAAGTATGGGCTCTGGTTTGCTGGCTGGAATTCCCATTTCTCATTGCCAATGCATGGCTGCTGATCCGCTTCTATCGGAGGAATCTGCCCAGGCCGGTCCGTAGTTTCGGTTGCCTGATGGCCATCGTTATGGCTGTCAGTAGTTTCAGTATGCTGCTATGGGGCAACTTCGCCCAAGAGGATGGCGACTCACTGCTGCACATAGCCATTGCCTTGTCGCTATTCGCATCGTGTGCCATTTACATGGCAGGTTCCTTTGTGTGCGCCAAGTACTATATGAGCGAAAGCAGTGGGCTGATGCATGAGGAACTCTCCTTGCGGCTGAAGAGCGGCCTGGTGCTCACTTACTACATGTGGGTGGTGATCATGTGGATCTTTTACTTTCTACACCAGAAGTTTTGCTTTCCTTTGG CCTACTCCGTGTTCGGTATAGGCGAGTTCATCTCCTGCGAGTGCTTCTTTATTTATCTGAGCACGGCCTACTTTGACTTCTACCACGTCTACATATGCTACGATCAACGTTTGGGTTTCTTCCTCAGCGAGTTGTAA
- the LOC122617498 gene encoding post-GPI attachment to proteins factor 2: MLPTYERFTDPKSVFFRLPFARLALVALSLPLGGFFFCVIWSLTFDFVRSTYTHCDVTNYLPSVSAAIGNYEPQKTVWRLAIFLHLPLRLAVAKIYLEHYREHIRRSRRLLGILACFLNVVEDLALFCLSFWTSADHYETHRNAFVVFIACSECYMLVSYLLNRNIRKTVLLPHEEKSLRYKRNLFLVNVISFGMAGYCFVRHNSHCEAGVYTFFALFEYIVVLTNMGFHMTSYWDFYALNVVCDAKHGLYLSQS; the protein is encoded by the exons ATGCTGCCTACTTACGAGCGCTTCACTGATCCCAAAAGCGTTTTCTTCCGGCTTCCCTTCGCGAGATTGGCACTGGTGGCTCTTAGTTTGCCCCTAGGAGGCTTCTTCTTCTGCGTGATTTGGTCTCTGACCTTTGACTTCGTGAGGAGCACCTACACCCACTGCGATGTGACCAACTATCTGCCCTCCGTCTCGGCGGCTATTGGGAACTATGAGCCCCAAAAAACCGTCTGGAGACTGGCCATCTTCCTGCATTTACCACTCCGTTTGGCAGTGGCCAAAATCTATCTGGAGCACTACCGGGAACATATCCGCCGAAGCAGAAGATTGCTGGGCATCCTGGCCTGCTTCTTGAACGTCGTGGAGGATCTCGCCCTCTTCTGTTTGTCTTTTTGGACCTCGGCGGATCACTACGAGACACACAGGAACGCGTTTGTGGTGTTCATTGCCTGCTCCGAGTGCTATATGTTGGTTTCCTACCTGCTGAACAGGAATATCCGCAAGACCGTGCTCTTGCCGCACGAGGAGAAGTCGCTGAGGTACAAGAGGAATCTGTTCTTGGTGAATGTGATTTCCTTTGGCATGGCAGGATACTGCTTCGTGAGGCACAACTCACATTGCGAGGCGGGAG TCTACACATTCTTCGCGTTGTTCGAGTACATCGTAGTGCTGACCAACATGGGTTTCCACATGACTTCCTACTGGGACTTTTACGCCCTGAACGTGGTGTGCGATGCCAAGCACGGTCTTTACCTATCACAATCGTAG
- the LOC122625890 gene encoding cleavage and polyadenylation specificity factor subunit 4, which produces MDILLANVSGLQFKAERDLIEQVGAIPLPFYGMDKSIAAVCNFITRNGQECDKGSACPFRHIRGDRTIVCKHWLRGLCKKGDQCEFLHEYDMTKMPECYFYSRFNACHNKECPFLHIDPQSKVKDCPWYKRGFCRHGPHCRHQHLRRVLCMDYLAGFCPEGPSCKHMHPHFELPPLAELGKDQLHKKLPTCHYCGELGHKANSCKQYVGSLEHRNNINAMDHSGGHSGGYSGHSGHSEGGEDMQSNHHNQSHGPGFVKVPTPLEEITCYKCGNKGHYANKCPKGHLAFLSNQHSHK; this is translated from the coding sequence ATGGACATTCTTTTGGCCAACGTGAGTGGGCTGCAGTTTAAGGCGGAGCGGGATCTCATCGAGCAGGTGGGCGCCATTCCGCTGCCTTTTTACGGCATGGACAAGTCCATTGCGGCGGTCTGCAACTTCATCACGAGGAACGGCCAGGAGTGCGACAAGGGAAGTGCCTGCCCCTTCCGACACATTCGCGGTGACAGGACGATCGTGTGCAAGCATTGGTTGAGAGGACTGTGCAAAAAGGGCGACCAGTGCGAGTTCCTGCACGAGTACGACATGACCAAGATGCCCGAGTGCTACTTCTACTCGAGGTTCAACGCCTGCCACAACAAAGAGTGCCCCTTCCTGCACATCGACCCCCAGAGCAAGGTTAAGGACTGCCCCTGGTACAAGAGAGGCTTCTGCCGCCACGGTCCCCACTGCCGGCACCAGCATCTGCGGCGTGTCCTGTGTATGGACTACCTGGCGGGCTTCTGCCCCGAGGGCCCCTCCTGCAAGCACATGCATCCCCACTTCGAGCTGCCCCCCCTGGCGGAACTGGGTAAGGATCAGCTGCACAAGAAACTGCCCACGTGCCACTACTGTGGCGAACTGGGCCACAAAGCCAACTCGTGCAAACAGTATGTGGGCAGCCTGGAGCACCGCAACAATATCAACGCTATGGACCACTCCGGCGGACATTCAGGCGGGTACTCTGGACACTCCGGTCATTCCGAGGGCGGCGAGGACATGCAATCCAATCACCACAATCAATCGCATGGACCCGGGTTCGTCAAAGTGCCCACGCCCCTGGAGGAGATCACCTGCTATAAGTGCGGTAACAAGGGTCACTACGCCAACAAGTGTCCCAAAGGCCACTTGGCCTTTCTCTCCAACCAACATAGTCATAAGTAG